The genome window AGGCGCCGCCCTCCCGGCGGTCGCCCTGCAGGGCGGGCGTGTAGAACTCGCCGCCGGTGGGGTCGAGGCGCCAGTACTCGCTGACGCCCATCTCCAGATACGCCGCGGGCTTGTCGTCCAAGTCGTTCCGGTAGGTGCGCTCCGAGGCGACCTCCAGCACGAACGCGGGCGGCGCGCCCACCTCCCAGAGCCGGTAGCTGGCCGCCTCCTGGATGCGGCGGGGCTCCACGCCGAAGCACACGAACACGTCGGGCGCGACCACCCTGCGGGCCGGCAGCGGGCGGTAATAGACATTGAGGTCCTGGCCGACGAAGCAGCCCCGGAGCCCCGCGAAGTGCCCGCGCAGCGCGCCGTAGCACAGGAAGCGCACCAGCGAATGCAGGTCCGAGTCAGGCACGCTGGGAGTGGCGGGGTACGCCACGTCGGGATCCAAGTCGGCCAGCACGCTCACCGTCGCCTCCCCTCCCGCGGCCCAACCGCCGCGGCCTCGACCCCCAGCCTAACCCCACCGGCCCGCTGCCGCAGACACCATCTACTATTGCCATATACATTATATAGTAACATTATATTTAGATCACTCTGAACTCAGCAAACCAACACCGAGCTCGCGGCGGTGCCTGCGGATCAACTAGCTGTGTACGCGATGTCCCCCCTTTGTGGAGTCGCTCGCCAACGTGTCGTCCGACATCTCTCACAGCGGCAACACCCGAACCCGACTGCGGCCTTCGTCAACCACGACGAGGGCACCAGCCGACAGGTCAGCCTCATGCTGGCGGAGAGCGGCGATGATCGGTCCCTCCAGATGATCGGGTAGCACGTTCTCGGCGCGGACCTGAATCACGCTTGGCCCAGCCCGGTGCGATAGCGCCAACATGGTCCCAAAGTCAAGGTCGTGGGTGAAGACGACGTGCTTGTGCGAAGC of bacterium contains these proteins:
- a CDS encoding DUF5615 family PIN-like protein, which translates into the protein MRLLLDMNLSPELVPRLREHGWKAVHWSTVGDPRATDGEIMDWAASHKHVVFTHDLDFGTMLALSHRAGPSVIQVRAENVLPDHLEGPIIAALRQHEADLSAGALVVVDEGRSRVRVLPL
- a CDS encoding Uma2 family endonuclease, whose amino-acid sequence is MSVLADLDPDVAYPATPSVPDSDLHSLVRFLCYGALRGHFAGLRGCFVGQDLNVYYRPLPARRVVAPDVFVCFGVEPRRIQEAASYRLWEVGAPPAFVLEVASERTYRNDLDDKPAAYLEMGVSEYWRLDPTGGEFYTPALQGDRREGGAWAPIAVGTDDGGRLRGHSRVLGLDLHAEDHRLRFRDSRSGCWLADPDETRHQRDAAVARATAAEDRAEAAEAARRASEAEVAALRARLGEQA